A segment of the Lycium ferocissimum isolate CSIRO_LF1 chromosome 5, AGI_CSIRO_Lferr_CH_V1, whole genome shotgun sequence genome:
CCAAAACATTGATTTCCTGAGACAAATGAAAATAGCAAAGCATGTTTTCTCAAGAAAATCAATCAGTACTACTGCTTGTGACGATAGGAAATTCCAATTTGGTCCTCTTTTACTGGAGTTTCCCTTTAATTTTCCTTGACTGATTCTTTTTCTACTATTCAAAAGTATGTTTCATCTCCAAATAAAAGCCTTCGAGTCGGTTTTGCTCTTTAATTTTAAAGTTCCAAACTTTTTTTGAGGAATTTAGGGATCTTATCAGACAACTGTTGGAAAAAAAGCAATGTTTCAAAAAACCAAAGCACAAATTTTTGTTCTAAGGAAAACCCAACACCAAAACTATTCTGCAATCCAAACACCACCTAAAATATTTAATAGGACAATAATTAGTTGTAGTTGCATCATGTATTCAAGAGACTGGATTAAAAATGGAGCTCAGTATTAACTGGCTTTATACATGCACTCAAACTCGATCAACTTCATAGAAATTTTTTCTACCCGAGCTCGAATTCACTCTTGGCTCATGTAACAAATAGCCGAACTGAGTTTGTACCTCTAGAGCTCAGCTCATCTTGGCTCCATTTTCAGCTCTAATGTCTTACGACTTTACTTGGCCAGAAGATGCAATTATACATTACATCTATGAGATCGAGGACAACGTGTAGTAATCGTTCgaattaataaaaaagaaaaaggaggagatAAAAGTGAAGAGCACCATTGTTAAAATAAAGTGACAATAATCCACAATACATTACCACTTCTATGCTTTCTCATACCATACAGGTGCATATGCCCTAATAATAGAACTTATTAGTACTACAAATATCCGTGCAAGATATGTTTTGACCTAGATGTTTGCAATTATCAGACATATTTTACCATAATGCACTCAGGTTGTCATGtcaaaaagttcaaaaaatgcCTTGTTTGCATACCTGCACCAATGTCTTTGCTCTATGATTATCAGATTATAATGACATCTGCTTCTTCTTTTATCTAAGTACACTTCAAATGGTGTTCTGTGGTGTAAGCTGCCTAACAATAATTGAGTACATCAAAAGCAGGAAATATCAGTGACTAAGAGCTGTATGCAGCAGTTAACCCCCTTTCAAACCCAAAAAATGCCTTGTTTGCATACCCGCACCAATGTCTTTGCTCTATGATTATCAGATTAAAATAACATCTGCTTCTTCTTTTATCTAAGTACACTTCTTCTGTGGTGTAAGCTGCCTAACAATAATTGAGTACATCAAAAGCATGAAATATCAGTGACTAAGAGCTGTATGCAGCAGTTAACCCCCTTTCAAACCCAATTCGAAGGACATTTATCACCGATATCATGATTGATGCTACTCTAGTAATCTAGGTGGGAAGTCGAGTTCTGTCCACATCTACACTAACCAAACAAAGTCATCCCCAAAATGAGAACTTACAAAATTCTTCAAATCATTAATCTCCTCTTCCACTCCCACCCGATTGTCGCAACTTACTATTCTaatcttctctttctctttctctttcttatcCCGGAAGTTGGACTTCCAAAATGGCTGAACTAGGTCGACAAGGAAACTAAAAAAGTTATATAACAAAAGGGATTTGATAATGTTATAACACAAAGCATTAGTCATAAGATGTTAACAAATATTTCAGATGTCAATGTGTATCATCATTTTACAAACAGAGGAATTAAAGATACTTTAATTCAAAGCTTGGACTAGACATTGTACCAATTAAGGTCAGCAAATGTACCTTTTTTATCGAAGCTTAACTGTGATCAACTTCTACCATCCACATCAAACCCAGCCCCCGTCCAACCAGGTGGTGCTGAACCTCTACTTTTAGGCACTATGCCAATTCCCTTGCCTCTTCCTTGGGCATTAATTTTCTTCTTCCCTCTTGCTTCAGGTTGTAGGTTTTGTCCATTTTCTGCTGCAGCATTTCTAgcatttccttctttcaatgtAGTTTCAGATGAtccatttgatgattcttgtgTACCTCGAACTGAAGAAACATCACGAGTCATACTGCTCGGTGCAGGTCCCACGGGATTCAGATCCTAAGAACATTTTGTGCCATCAGTTTTATGCAGCTTTGGTTAGGAAACATTAGTAAACAGATAACGCGACCAGCATCATATCGTCTCAGAttctttttttgatgacatatCATCTCAGATTCTCAGTGCCATTTTTAGTCTTGTAGCTTCAAACAAGATTATGgaaggagcaaaaaaaaaaaaagctaaaggCACTCTGCTAGTGTTATCTTGAAGGATAAAGGTTCCAATCAAACATTTGGGATCATTTCAGCTTCCAGTTTTGGCTACGTCGTTGTAGACTTGTGGTGTGTTATCTGGCCTGCATTGTGCTCATTCTCCCCTCAACATTGTCATCCCTCTCGCAAGGGAGGCCTTGTGAAGGTTACTCACACTTCACATAATTTAAGTATCAAACATAGTCCCACATCTGCAAAGACGGGGATATTAGAGCTTTCTGATAAAATGGCTTAAAGCATTGGCCAAATTGGGGCGTTCTggggaccttttttttttttggcacaaGCTCATCCAGTTTTATAGTACATCCAATTTGGCCAACTTGGGAACTCTGTCCTTCAAGCCCAAATAAGTTGGACTTGGTTCAATCTTCAGTGCTGCCAAATAGCTTTCTTCAggtttaaatataaaactgctTTCACAGAGTAACCACCTATGACAAGGTTCATTAAGCAACAAAGAAGTAGCAGTAGGTTTAACAAAAACCTATAAGAATCAAATCATAATTCTCCACATTCACTTGAAAAATACATCAGTATTCATAAGCAACGAGAAAATCAAGTAAAAGAATATGGTTCCAGCCTGAAATTTACTTGAGTTCTACATGTTCAATCTGAGATTACCATATTGATTAAACACAGAAGCAAGTTACAATTGTTCCAAGAACTCCTTCTTGCACCATTTTCTTGTGGGCAGTCATATATTGAATCAGCAGGTTGGTTGCCACATGTACTACTTCTTGTTGCTTGTTGTGGACTCTAGAGTTAGTCGAAGACTTAAGTTACTAAGAGGATAGTAGAAGGTCAAGAACATCATCAGCTCCTAAACTCACACACGTCCAAAAGGAGACAAAATGCAACAGCGTAAAAAAAGTGACATCACATTGCTAATAGATCTGGTAGCCATCTAGAAAACAAGCAGAACACATACAAAGCTAGTGAACTCCTCCTAgagattccaaaaaaaaaagtaattcaTACCAAGGTAGGGGACGTGGATGCTCTGCTCGGATTTAAAGCTTCCAGCTTCCTTTTCAGTTCTTCCAATCTAGCGAGCTGACTGTTACTACTTTCACGAACCTATTAAAGGTAATGACACTTGAAATGATTCACACAATCTAACATCGTAAATGAAACCAAGGAAATATACAAAAGCAAAGTACCAGATTATTCAAGTCCTCACAAAGCTTTTGCTTGAAATCCTCCTCGTCTTTAACAGCTTTTGATGCTTCTTCCCATGCCTAGATATATTATCAGATAAGAAGAAGCAAATCACATACCATATTTAAAAATTGCTTACAGTTTtctttaagtgaaaaataaaatgctcttctttcatatctccCTTtaatgttttttccttttttgactgGTGAAAATCACATTCAGAGGAGAGGTTGCTACTATGGAAGCAGAACCATTACAAGAGATATGATAACAAACAAATTTTCGTTAGACTTGCTGTAAGAGAAAATGCAAGAAACTGAGAGAAGGATAAGGCCTTCTCTAGGTAACTGATAAGACAGGAAAGTACAGGATATAAAGTAATAAAATGGACCTGAGAAGAGATTTCAGTCGTTATCCTATATGTGATCATCTTGGGAATGAGTAACTAGCTATTTCGAGAAGCTACTATCATCTATTGCTCACAGTACAGATTTGCATTCTAGTTTATTCCTTGGCAAACCCCTCGTGTAGTTCAAGGAACGAACCACGATTGGAGAAGTAATAAAACGAAACAACATAATATAGCCGTTGCCTCCCTGTCCTTGTAAATGGACCATAACTTTCTATATGCAAAACCAACAAAAAGTGGCATTTGATCCTAAAGTTATTCAACATAATCGGAAAAACCATAGTCAAGGGGTGATCTACGATGGATGGCAGGATTCTGTAGGTGGTTAAGTGGTCACTGAGGTTCTGCAAAGCGCTTTCTATTGAGTAGACAGGGGATGACAAGATATGGAGGGAGTTTTGGCGAGTGCTAAGTACGCGGTCACCCTCAAAGTGGAATAGGACAAAGCTATAGAATCTCTGGTCATAACCATGGCATTTATTTggatatattttttattcttgCAATGAGTTATAAGATGAGACCAAACGGAGCGCCATGGTcaatgaggattcatatagccaacCCCAACTTGCTTGCCATTAAGGCATAGATGTTGTAGTATTCTTTCAACGAGTTAGTAATTGGTCAGCAATTGACAGTGATGGTGAGAGGTTTTTCCGAGATGTGCAATAAACAAGAGGAAAAGCAGATGGATGGTATCACTATTTgtctttttcattatttttacaCTTTTGAAAACCACGAGCTCATCCCATGAGATTGGTATCGAGTACATGCAGAGATAATACATCAATACTACTTATGGTGGACGGCATCTGGCTGTGCTATAGACAAATTCTATAGTAAGAATTTCACTTACAAAAAATGCATCCAGAAGATGCAAAGGGTTACAGAAGGAAGCTTCTATCCAAAACTTAAGGTGTTGATGGTATCCAAAAGCTCAACTACATCATTTACAGCTTTGAGATTACATCGTAAAAATAGATTCATTAAGCATCTGGCCTTTAAGGAGGGAACCACTGTCGGTAAGGTTAGGCTGACCTCTTTCGGAGAAACAAAGATCTTGCAACGTtaccaaaaaagaaacaaagaagtttAGACGACAACCTGCTGAAATCCTGTAATTTTCTATTACTCCAATTGTAGGGTTTGAAGTATGAGAGTCAATCCATTCAGTATTTTGGTCTCAATTGGAACATTCATTCCGTTTAGAAAAATGTACACATCCAAAAACTACATAAAGTTAGTAAGAGTTGAACTAAAAACATGTAAAGCTGTTTGATTCCCCAGTAACAATAGTGTCATATAAAATGGAAGAGAGGACTAGTAGCTTTCCAAAGCTTAGTGCCTTTAACAATTTAACAAAAGATTTAAAAGCCCTCATTAGAGAATTGTTGTTTCGTTCACCTTCTGATTTCATGCTTTCACCATTCTAAAACAGCTTGTTGAACAACTAATTATCTTTCCTCTGTTGCATTGTTTACATCTATGGCAATATATAGAAGCCACTCTAATTAACCTCAACAGTCCTTCTCCTTTAGCACCCAAACCATCAAGCACATAGTCAGTATCAAAGAGCAACCTACCATGTTTTAAAGCCAACAACATGCATGAGCATGGCTATTGGCGAAATCATTACATTATAAAAGAAATGAAACCTTTGATGAAATCAATTTGGTTCGTAGTCAAAGGCCGTCTGTGCCTCTTACTGGCAATCTGTTTAGAAactgtagtttttttttttttttttctttttctgataaAAGAAACTTTAGTTAGTATAGTACTTCAGCGGTTTAGCCTATTTTATAAGTTGTCATTTCGTTAAGCATTAGCAGAATGTGGAAGGAAGCACTCAAGACAAGTAGAAGTGTCAGGTTTTGCAAGTTAtagaagaaaagaggaaa
Coding sequences within it:
- the LOC132056624 gene encoding uncharacterized protein LOC132056624 — encoded protein: MATDANSDQNGSAKTVLVPEIGPDGIARESPVIAYTEKIIMEEQLQLRKYIDENYSKIRDVEKELANLTMEMKLTAGPKKAALEHMRKKIEMSTEKIRIAKLKEEQARKAWEEASKAVKDEEDFKQKLCEDLNNLVRESSNSQLARLEELKRKLEALNPSRASTSPTLDLNPVGPAPSSMTRDVSSVRGTQESSNGSSETTLKEGNARNAAAENGQNLQPEARGKKKINAQGRGKGIGIVPKSRGSAPPGWTGAGFDVDGRS